GTGTAACTGCTGCAGAACTGTGAGTGTCAAAGGAGACAGCATGCAACggggatttttttcaagacAAACATGTGATGTCGACTGTTTCAAtcgatgctttttttttcatattaacgAGACTGCCAGAATTTGCACTTACCTCACCTCTTGTCGTTTTCCTGAAAGACCCTTCAGTCAATTATCCTGATGGGGATGTGAGTCTTCTTCAGACGCTGGCCTCTGCCTGTTTACACAGACGACACGTGTTAATAATACATGTTTTCACAGAGATAATCGATCAGTCTGGAGTAAACAAGAATGCCTGAGTGAGTCTCACATTGTAAACGGAAGATATTAGATTACTGATGCAAAAGGGCCACAGcatcaaaaagaagaaatcttAGAGACAATCGCTGGCCGCCTTACTGGCACTATTACTATTTTACGCCAAACAAACTTAATTAATGGAAACACCTGTTTAGACTGCGATTCCGGATGGGAAATCTATTATGCAGCTGTAGTCTGATGGTAAAATGCATTTCAAATGTTGCAGCtatcaaatttaaataaacatcaaGTAGCTCGTTAATAAAGCTAAAACGAAAACGCATCATGGCCAAAGTACCAACCGAACTTTTTTCGACAGACTTTGCCATTCTGCCAAACTacataaatacaacataaaCCAAACGCCAGCTGTGTTCTAGTAACAAAGTCTGCAATTTGCATTTGCATATATTACTTCTCAATGTGCAAACCCACTCGTAATGCATTTTAAAGCCGGTTACTGCGTAATGAAGGCGGTTTCGGGTAGAACTTTTTGGAGTTGAAGCCGGAGCTGCTCAGCGCGTCTCTCCTCCATCCTGCATCAACGCAGCACCTCCGACCGCATCgtctctccatctccatccctCACTCTCCCCAGTCACGGGCCTCCAGCTCGgctacattttcacatttccagGAACGTTCTTGGGAACCATTAGAGATAACCGTTACGCACGGCAAACAGTCAGAGGATGACCAGATAAAACCAACTATTTACCtcagagtgagacagagagtctgactccaaaagaaaaaaaaagtattcctTATAGTCACTCCCTCACAGACCGAGTTTGAGTTCACATCCAAAGGGTTCTTGGCAATGCAACCTGGCTTTTCGGACCTCCGGAGCGCAGATGCACATGCATGGATAGGTCCTGAAACAGAATAGAAATCCATATTTGTGAGGGGAATCGTGTCTCTTCCTATAGACAGAGCATGGGCCTCCTGTGTGAAATCAGAGGGCCCGCTGCAGGTGTGAGATGTGAGCTGTGGGAAGCTCTGCAGCCTCTGCAGCCTCCGTGCGTCAACtgttaaatgcaacattttaaaggtgattttatttctgttattcATTCCTAAAATCCGTAGGATGGGACTCTCATTAGGGGCGAATAAGCAAGcatcaacacttttttttctctgtccatAAGCACACGGATCACTTAATAGATCATTAACCACCGATATGCTGCTGACATGGACGCTTTTTTACATCTCGTCTCTCCATTACAGCCCGTTATTACCGAAGGGGGAGAGCCGCCGGCAGGCCTGCCTGGATCTATTAGACGGTGGACTCGGGTTATATTAGAGAGCATTACGACCTAATGGGGCTGCCGGCGGCTCGGCCTCGCTGGGAAGAGGTTTGAGGTCGGCTCCGCACGACACGATGCGCTCAGGGCGCTTTTGAAGTTGGAGAGGCTGAGAAGTGAGAAGCTCGCCTGCAGGTGCAGGGAATGAACAGAGGACGATTGTGACGTATTGAATGctttctgtatgttttatttttatcttgtgCTGGGGGGAAATTGGCTTACATTTGAATGTTGCACTGTGGGGTGATGTACAGGCGATCTGAGGCTGAATTCTCCAGAAAAGAGTTCGTGTGTTAATAGGATAAAGACGTTAAAAAGATTCGGGGCAACTGAGCAACAGCTTTCGACAAAAGCTAAAAATCACGAGGAATAAATATAGTTTAGGGTCGCTTAAAAGTGTGCTCTAATTGGACTACAGCCAGTTattataatgtgtttttaatacaaaatattCTCCTAtaacaatattaataacaatattaataataatattaataataataataataataataataataataataataataataataataataataataataataataataatggatttgTAATAAATAGGTAAGTGGTAATCAGAAATCATTCTGTCGTTTCTGTAAACTTTCTAGTGTCAGCTTAAATAGTGCCtcttttttttcactgcttcattttaatttttgttacCTTCACAGCTGTGTACATCGATTTTAGTCCCATTTTCAGCTGAGCAAATTCTTAAATTAACTACAGATTCGAATGCATcataaaaatatcaactaaaaccAGATCAGGATGTTGTGACTGGGGTGCATTTTATGACCTGTGCTGGACTCACACTCCATCCACTGATACACTGGCACCCAGCTCAGACTGATTAAGAATTTAAACTAAACAAATAAGCCCCTTCATTATCGGATCTCATCTTTGGCAGCCTCCTCTTACATCCAGCCTGATCAATACGCTCCGGTCGCGGCTGTGCTCAACCGTGGATATGAGGTGGAAACGAAATGATAATCCAATCGATCCTTCAAAATTGACTCATTTACAAGCAGTTTCTTTTTGAGGGGGGAAGCGAGACATTTGCTCACacgacttctttttttaaaatttggtagataattaaaacaaataccAGATCAATTACGCACGCATGTGAGAGCCTATTTTTTGGCCAAACTACCTGTTAGACAGTAACAGTGACATGAACATGGACCTGCGTGCCACACTGAGTTTGCATGAGACTCAAATGACAGAGATTAATTGTTGTCAGTCATAATTGCAGGATGTGACCTTTGAAACGAGCAATTATCGcagagataataaaaaaaaagaaaaaatccgaacacaaaatcaaaggaaaaacctATGGCAGCAGCATCTCTGAGGATTCGTCGGTTCTTGTGTTGCCCACGCAGGGGCAGCCTTGAGCCTGTTTGCAGGTGATCCCCCTGCTTTCATGCTGCCCGGTGTAAAACAAATGGTCCGTGCCAAGAAGCAGCCTGATGTGGGAATGTGGAAGCAAAGACAACTTTACTTTCACCAAACCTAAATAAATGAACATATTTAGCCCGTAATTATCGTAGCAGACATGTGTTGTGGTCGTTTTCAtgctaaaattattttaaaaatccagttAAGTTCACAGCAGCAGGGTCAGACAATTCTAAGATTGCACTGTGGCTCCTTCATTTTAGCctaaaatattgtccaaaaatcAAAACAGGCTGTAAATCACGTGTGTTTGTGACTGCAACATTAAAAGGGGGATAGCACAATAAAAgcatgtgtcatttttgtgtgtgaggAAGTTAAAGATTAAGTCAGGAAACTGCCAAACTATCGCCTTTTACAGCCTGAGTTGCGATTGAAATGTTCTGTAAACTAAACAACACTGAAGAAAACGTTCAATGTAACAGGTAATACAGTTTAATACTACTGAATATTTCCTGTCTTTTATAAGAAAACGCAGCTTCTCTCCAAAATAGAGCGAGATGCATGAAGCACTACAATGACATTGTGGCAAAAATAAATGGGGTGTCTTGGATTTAGTTTCTCTGGCACTAAAATGCTTTTGGAAACAACTGGACTGTACCTGATAGTGGACGTTTGGTAACAGTGTTGAACATTCTAGGGGACTGCTGTGTCGTAGAAGTGCTTTCAGAGAAATTTCACTGAGTTTACAGCACAGAAGCCTTCCGATTCATCTCACTGAAATCAGAAGCTGTCGTGACTGAAGACCAGGAGCAGCGCGCCACAGGAGCCGCGGACAGCGTCTGTGAAGTGAAGGcatttctctctcctccacttTGCTCCCACCTTCTGCTTTTAGGGAAGTCGGTCAGCTGACCGTCTGTAGCTGTCAAGACTGAATTGTGCGCCCTCCTCTCcgctgctctcctcctcctcctcttcctctgtttcAGCGCAGAGTCCCGCTCCCATTGGAGAGCTGCGCTCCACCGATCCAGCCTTTCGGCGCGACGTCACAGTGCGCTATAAGGATAAAGCGCTGGCTGGCTCCAAGCGCAGTCTGCTGGATACCAGAGAGcggagagagcgagagaggcgAGCCTTTAAATCTCTGCGGTGCAGAGCTGGAAAAGCTGCTTCTCAGCGAAAATCAGACGCCCTATTTACTCAACGCTTATTTGCTCCTTTTATTTTCCTGGAGAAAAAAGGGACTTACAAACCAAGAAGTTGCAACGCGGACTGGTGCCCGTCTCAGCGATCAAACGTGGTATTTCTTTTATTATCGTTATTGatgttttgattttctttttatgtgtgtgtgaatacacTTCTGCTGAAGggactgagattttttttcttttacttctttttttttttttttttttacttttgcactgaGACGCACTGCTTTCTACCTCCTGCCTGGTCTCTCTGCCAGATTATCCCAGCAGACAGAAGTAGGCTATATGACGCAAACCGTGTGCAGAGCATTAGTCTGAAAGTTTTCCTCCTCAACTTTTTTtcgttttccttttttccccccaccaaTCACACGGTGTTTCATGCTACAGCAAGTCTGTGCACAGCGGTGGATGAACCAAAAGAACTATTGCATGAaacaagagaggagagaagagacgCTGATTAACAAGTCAGTTTTTGCGACGCTCGCCAGTACCTTTGCATATCTGCAAAAGAGTCGCGACAACAACATGAGTGCAGAGCTGAGCATGGGCCCGGAACTACCCAGCAGCCCTCTGGCTCTGGAATATGTCAATGATTTTGACCTGATGAAGTTCGACGTGAAGAAGGAAGGCCTGGCCGGGCTGGATCGCAACGGGGTGCGCCAGTGTAACCGTCTCCAACCCCAGGGCTCCGTGTCCTCCACCCCCATCAGTACGCCCTGCAGCTCGGTGCCCTCTTCACCCAGCTTCAGCCCCACAGAGCAGAAAAACCACCTAGAGGAGCTGTACTGGATGCCGAACAGCGGGTACCACCAGCAGTTAGACCCGCAGACGCTAAGCTTGACCCCGGAGGACGCGGTGGAGGCCCTGATTGGAGCCACGGCTCACGGCCACCCTCCGCCTCCGCAcgtccagcagcagctgcagcagcaaggCGCTTTCGAGGGCTACAGGGGCCCGcatcaccaccacagccaccacggCCACAGCCAGCAGCATCATCACCCGTATGCGGGGGGCATCCCGCACCACGCCGAGGAACTGTCCGGGCACCCGGGCGGACACAGCCACCCACACAGCcagcatcaccatcaccacagCCAGGACCCCGACAGCCCGTCCCCGGTGTCCCCAGAGTCCCACCAGCCGCTCCatcaccaccgccaccatcaccaccaccatgcgCACGGCCACCTGAGCCAGTCGGGAGCGCACCACGGCTCCGGGGGCGGACTGAACGTGGAGGACCGCTTCTCCGACGATCAGCTCGTGTCCATGTCGGTGAGGGAGCTCAACAGACACCTACGGGGCTTCACCAAGGACGAGGTGATTCGCCTGAAGCAGAAGAGGAGGACCCTGAAGAACCGGGGCTACGCGCAGTCCTGTCGGTTCAAGCGGGTGCAGCAGAAGCACGTGCTGGAGAACGAGAAGACGCAGCTGATGAACCAGGTGGAGCAGCTGAAGGCGGAGATCAGCCGGCTGGCGAGGGAGCGGGACGCCTACAAACTCAAGTGCGAGAAACTGACGGGGTCGGGGGCCAACAACGGGTTCCGCGAGGCTGGCTCGACCAGTGACAACCCTTCATCACCAGAGTTCTTCATGTGAGTTTGTCGCAGCCTTCTGCTTGTGAACCCCCCCAtcctcacaaacaaacaaactttacctcccctcctccacccccACTTTTCCTTTCTCCACAAACGACTGACTTTGCTGATGAACAAAACGATAATAATCCACACCTCCCATACTGTTTGATTATACTAATAACGGTAACAATTATATTCATATTAGAAGAATAATCCATCAGATAGTACTCTCATATATAACCATCTCTCCATCCACGTGTCAACTGAGATACAAAGAGCAACGTAGAGAGTCTGATCAGTCGCAGCATCTTTGTAGATTAGTTGCTTGTAGTGAAGAGACTTTTTTTGGGTTCTTCTTCAAAGAAGAGGATCGGCTGatgaactttttttcttttattttcctctctccttTGAGAGCTTTTAAATAATCTGTAAGTAGTGTGGGATGGCGTCGAGGCAGttgtctttgtaattttgttcTCCAAAATGATGACATTGTtatgaaacaacaacaagcagGCCTGGCCTCGCAGCCTGCAACACACCAGACTCACATTCGACAAGTGGAGCCCCGCAAACTGAGAAAAAGCTCcccaaaaaaaattaagaaaaaaaaagcggGACtccactttatgcaaatttaacTTCTGTCTACTAACCCGTCACAGGGGGGACATTTTATGCAACATCTCATTGATTTATTGCCTGCTTGGTTATATTCGAATATATATTGaaacaaaaaatctgcattaaatATTAATCCTGCATGCTGGACATGTACGGTAATAATTTCTATTTTGTACTTTCATCTTCTCGTGTATATTAAGAGCATGTTGTTGATCTGCGCTTCtccatagttttttttctttcttttttttttttttttggagttttgaGGGGGGGTTAGAGAAATGCAGTGGGGACAGAACAGCAGGACTGCCGGTGCAGTATATCATATggtgttgggggttttttttctcgttGGGCTTGTAAATATTATGCAACCGCAAAACTGCACAATAAGATTGAGGAGGCTGGTTTGAActtctttctttgtgttgtgtttctttttttaaattttcatttatttgttatgattttttttatcatttgttggGTATTGATTGAAAGAggagtgcatttttttttctttcagttgcatttaaaaatacaacaaactgtGTGTCAAGTGCACTTTTGGATAATGATTTGCAAGTTTTCATTTTGAACTTTGTGCAGACCTCCCTCCAGGAAGACATACTATGATAttatactgtaatattttgcaAGACAGGCCTGAGTGCAAAGTTTTTTTAGGGGAATATTTGGACGCATGTTGTGCAAAGCTGAGGAGACGAACATGTGGCCACAATATTATTGGACCCAGATTGCACAGAAAAGGCTTTTGCGCACCATCAAGGCGAGGATTCACATATTGTTGAACAGAcacagaggttttttttttttaaaaaaaaaaaaaaaaaactctttgtcattttaattcaatgttGCTTTCATGGCACAGATTCACAAAAAGTCTTGTCTGCTTTTCTATTAACTCTTTCGCACTACAGACCGAAACTAAACCACACATCCTCATTGTGATTGGCGGCCACCTGTAGCATATTTTCACTGGGCCTAAAATGAACGATCTAAcctatattttttaacaaaaacgtgcaaaaaaaatcttctcagAGGTTTTATGTAGAGGTGATATTTAGATAACACAAATGTTTTAATACAAAGTTTGACTATTAATGTTCTAtgttttcctgatttttttttctgccggTCAGTAAAAAAGGGGACTCAGGTTGTGCAAAttctcaaaatgaaaacaatgtcTATGTTATGTaatactttttatttgtctgttttattattatttgatgaTTCTGGTTCTGCTGGCCAGATGCATagttaaagtttttattttaatgatttaaattaaACGGTCAGATCATATCGATTAAGCATGGTGCTTGCATTGAAACTGTCGTTGAAAAGTCATGCATTTAACAATCTTTGGTTTGTTACTGATTCAACTGTGTTGAAATCGAACTGAAACTGCAGCAGcgggttgttgttttgttttcaccaATTCCATGTACTTAGCGATGATGGGGATCAATTTTCAATCCTGtttatataaataatagtaACACTTAAATTTGAACTGTTCCATTCAGGctggtttctgttttgtctttttttggttgtttttggaAGAAATTGTTTCCTATTTTGCTTATTAAAGTCATTGAAATGGCAAGAATTACCTTCTCAAGACTTTTTTTCTGCCGTTTTTGGAGAGATCTGCGGTGACAAAATCACACACAGACTCTGTCATATATTTCTTAACCACATATAAAGAGTAATTAATACGCCCACACATTATGCTGACAGTACCAAGAATAAAAGGTTGCTGAATGCactcaaacagaaaatgaatttctCTTTTCAGAGCTAATCTGCACCGACCTCTAAActgtttgcatttcatttgtccttggcttttattttattttcagtcttaaGAATGATGTGGAAACATTGGCTTAAAGCCTACCGGCCTGAAGTGATTAGATCACCGGCTCTGGCAGTTTATGTGCCGCTGCAGGGAGATTCCTATACATGCTGCTCTGCTGGCATGCTGACTTCTGCAGAAACCCCGCCGTCACAAGAGCGCACGGTAAAAGGAGATCTTTGACCTTGCAACACACCGGAGAGGAGATGAAAACCTCAGATTTACATTAAGTGGTAAAATAATTTCCAGTTTTCAGCGTGCATGGCTTTGAATACACTTAAAGGCTTTTTAAAAAGGGCAGGTGGTTACACAATCtgagacttaaaaaaaaagtctgaccGTCACCTAATGCGCAGAGCTCAGCTTTCAAATAGTCGCTTGTTCGCGCCTGCGGGTGTGATATTTTTATGGTTAATGGAATTTATTATTGCCATGTGTCGACACACTTGTAATATCTTACAAGTCATTGCTACCTCTGACCATTTATATAgatatttgccaaaaaatattgAGGGATTTTACCGATATGCgtaaaacatatatataaagTTGCCACGTTTGGATTAAAAACATGCGCAAAGATAGCAGCAGACGCTGTCGTTCTTCAATCTGCATGTCTCGGTAGTATGACAAGAGAAGCAGAGAAGTATGTGAGTAAGTGTTGATCTGGTCCTGGTCTAGAGTTTCTGGTGTCAGAACATTATCTGCCCCGTGTCTGCACATTCTCAAGGACAAAACCGCTAGGCAGAGAATCAACCAATGAGACCAAAGGAAGGCGAGTCTAGTTTAcattctccctcctctccctctctggaCAGCTACTGCAGCCTCAGGGCATGAGTGCAGCTGAGGTGAACCAGGAGAAAGAGGCCTATAAGTGATAATAACCCAAAATAACAAGAACATGTCATGCCTTCTCCCGCTTCTTcaaattttacattaaagtggctgcagacaaacaagaGGACAccagcatatgtgtgtgttgtgacttCAGAATTCatgttaacacacacatacagaaaagGAGAGAGCCTGAAGGTGatcaggaggaaaaacaaaacaataaggCCTCCTGGAAAGCAATGAATTAAAAAGAGACAACTTGAAGAAAAATGCAATCCTAGTAATGCTCTGTAATCTGATTTATATCACGAGAACTGAGTGAACTGATGCAGTAATTTGTTGCACTATCACGAATTGCATCATTCCGTGCAGAGATGACATCCTGAAGGCAACTTTTTGTCACACTTTTGTCACCTgcagaaactgttaaattttGTGAATATGATTTTACTAAGAGCAGGCGACTCTTCACAGAGGAAAGTGTAGTGAAAAAGCACCTCAAggaaagggtaaaaaaaaagtaggatAGAAATAGGCAGAGGGTGAAAGTATAAGAAAGCATCAGCCTCAGCTCAGCGGAAGAGCCAAGGACACAGTGACCAGGCGTACTGTAATGATTTTAGTCTCCAATCACACGTTCACGCCCCCCTACAGAGATCCTATCTGCATTCAGCCAGCTCTGCCAGCCTCCACCTTCAGCTCCTTGTAGCAGCAGCCGTGAGGAGCTCTGGGACAGCAGCCCTCGAACCTGGCCTGCTTTAGTTCATCGCCAGGACTCCACAACACATTTAAGCTCTGGTCAGCTACAACAGACTCGCAGCTTTTCTAAACTCGTCAGGCGCTAGTTTCAGCCCTGCTGCAGGCATTTCAAAGCCTCCGGAGAGCATGTGCACGTTTTCCATCTCCTCTATACAATGAGACTTGAAAACGGCATGAACACATTTGCGTCATGCCTAATTTGAAAGAAGGAAGTGAggggattttttctttttttcccccctttttgctaattttaacGTAGCTGCCGTGACACTTTCAGAACCATATGTGGTTATTTTAATTACCATCAGCATGGTTTGAGCTCTGTATGTGTTATCGTGCTGATTTAATTACAGTTTGATAAAACTCCATTTAGATAaattgctcacacacacacacacacacacacacacacacacacacacacacacacacacacacacacacacacacacacacacacacacacacacacacacagacacacatatgtGCAAGCGGTCCAGCCCGGCCCCCACACCAGCAGTCCATTGACTTTCATTGGAAGCGGCTTCCCTGCTACTCTAAATCACAATGATTTCCTGGGGAATTAAAGCAAGCTTTCCTCAagggacacacacatacactcacatgAGAGCACTAACCAGTTACTGAGAGGGTTTTTcagagtgtgtatgtgttcGTGTCCACCTTCCAATACAAACACAATGAGAATAGGGgatgaaaaaaacatgctgttcCAATAAGTTTGTCTATTTTGTGCTTTACTTGATATTGTTGAGTGTTGTCTGACTCCctttatgttagaaaatgtttgcTTACGCTTTCCAAGTATTCACCACATCTaataggtgtgtttgtgttacgaACCCACTCACAATTTTCAGCGTACAGGACATGAGTCGGTGGCGATCAGTCTTTATCGTCTCCTTCTTCTCATCTCTCTTTCATccttcctttcatttctctccCTCAGTCTTCAGGCGAGTCGGCCAAGTCTGGAGTTCAGATCGTGACACCATCACAGCATCTGTTATTCATCTTCAGTCTGTTACACcccatacacacaaatacaaaaataaaaaacaca
The nucleotide sequence above comes from Amphiprion ocellaris isolate individual 3 ecotype Okinawa chromosome 8, ASM2253959v1, whole genome shotgun sequence. Encoded proteins:
- the mafba gene encoding transcription factor MafB, with translation MLQQVCAQRWMNQKNYCMKQERREETLINKSVFATLASTFAYLQKSRDNNMSAELSMGPELPSSPLALEYVNDFDLMKFDVKKEGLAGLDRNGVRQCNRLQPQGSVSSTPISTPCSSVPSSPSFSPTEQKNHLEELYWMPNSGYHQQLDPQTLSLTPEDAVEALIGATAHGHPPPPHVQQQLQQQGAFEGYRGPHHHHSHHGHSQQHHHPYAGGIPHHAEELSGHPGGHSHPHSQHHHHHSQDPDSPSPVSPESHQPLHHHRHHHHHHAHGHLSQSGAHHGSGGGLNVEDRFSDDQLVSMSVRELNRHLRGFTKDEVIRLKQKRRTLKNRGYAQSCRFKRVQQKHVLENEKTQLMNQVEQLKAEISRLARERDAYKLKCEKLTGSGANNGFREAGSTSDNPSSPEFFM